The following proteins are encoded in a genomic region of Micropterus dolomieu isolate WLL.071019.BEF.003 ecotype Adirondacks linkage group LG04, ASM2129224v1, whole genome shotgun sequence:
- the lcorl gene encoding uncharacterized protein lcorl isoform X1: protein MATVQCSKCTAEKRGFRRELDSWRHKLIHCVGFESILEGIYGPMLLSDLNLFDDCEPEEVDDWSPEASCSQCSFCSLPLDKLSDQVPAATSPLSSPSDYSPCQAPTISESSQSAHRFLQAVFHKKDVPLGCDSNIPLVAQELMKMMIHQFAMEYATKCLLHTSTNVVITRTSSPLSETSDAPLDLTVSRTEEEKESECEPDGVLDLSNRNSNCSVTSSTSSSHHKASGNLLSKQLEDLGQRGTKCRQRSVLDVVLGSLCLSHRSLLYQILKLAHQEELLLFLNHRPLGQTESHCCHCSVNPKDNVIPNAVPFSECKAHNSSPYYPLTDCDHQRHGSTIYHPGDCKSSCRIHHFPLTDCKSETPLGSSYSCVQMCRMGTYTVLCPKRLHCISCQSLAVGRINKIVCSFASSPSLPKSPSLCTPSSSLCPSSSICCNQHNPHSCPCYSNHACLTQVRNTIEKGVGDGDPPCPVLKREQSPSPPPLSPIPADIGKTDEKPPSLLHHRQEEEADLMVKDCFVNASPQEADPDTATEEEQESRTPRRSQSEQNPSGTLLQDVVNRFSEKLETIRPIEKDPPLVSTAINFSEKEWPQSPSTSQNLQFHADAHLTEIITTVLHTGSASDYNLSELFNRHDSKEPKSPNTRSRRRQEVLTAMATPADDASTRRHTLQIKRELAMFDQSYNKRKVPLAKRARLNNGNLTASHTSSDSNLIKEESKKEMAVGVEPVENHRLREGPLNILTVENGRDEVKEDIQTVIVTDEVQNIKTEEKEREISSEEKDPTLSGTEVTNTPDLQSKYGEQGSIGDCVQTQMTTVTATSATFKEDGMGSGAGSDRSHEEAPSGQSSDSDNILSKGKDCHIRGRQKCQSHQSKEARKSRRNIVRPQRFSSYVTEPRKMFFVACFSESIFNQKTRKDKALTTSTLDALSKDPDSKDTQLESRREAPLSSPEPTWKLAFESKHRGQCEPSNKESKGLSPNQVIPQTVAAKEKSPTKASSNKRTDGTECAAKLFGRLRSSPKRLQNSQTISRTLKNPSNTDVTIKSSTCVESPPNSQIQYTSPIKLMFVSPVKDKEGVKYSLKSAGFGSSGHAEEPFDPCEESSWSGTLQKLKSQSIEPANSQVKYNSSPLKSATSPARAACSPSKSSSSPSKSSSSPPKSLSSPAKSGVSRPKSASSPAKSASSPAKSASSPAKSASSPTKSASSPTKSASSPARLASSRPKSASSPAKSASSPAKSASSPAKSASSPAKSASSPAKSASSRPKSASSPKSASSSPKMSFRRSGEGTPTKRVVGTESQRSPGDLLSFHESTPPKRRPGRPKKLGPQLEQKVKRPIGRPRKQKAVDLEMGAKMENGKSILPSDVEENVNKNLKITVVYGRSRRNKRTVSEGFDQLQTEFHDAWQAVGLKSDFGFLMHNSRSSSGSIKTPSTELSEELHFVSPMKESAPQSSSYIKCQKQDDSVPSRKPGRPAKVKISGISVTVTTVSPRQRKIQINKETLQSPETQIHKKVLLPEFKSAKEPLTITRQSTSKSSGTEEGTETKDESQDSLPNQHVGVRHSMRVRKPSIHFLHAVATSRSYSHSNALLRRSKQLLLNKASNERKQREQQNSAETSGEKRKLNGQERKNISQDLSRVAGVSVDSIFSPKETLRWWAASAEENTMNQEFARRIRLISDTWVSDTVENQAKEIAFNSKLGKGNSSFNRKSKHSSVVRTLFDCPPNKPSSCSMQQLCSWFMQTTETQSLAIVKKASSRNPYELLHFPRSANQKSVCHSPQAERLRKHIKKFAKTVPKSPLQHQQAQRRLKKKNMAHLSTHNIRRRLFTPRFATAMLGDQWRRSRAFGEYQATLCRARTRFLTREERKRGQKRQRTKKNIKVTTSCSNGYVVTGLQPKVKALRRSAKDQLSECLENSSATSSVDQTREPVDVTKEQNLCSKAWSPETLKECRVFLRKINSPDNESTEEEWDSCTVTLDDGSPSAYLFAGKERELVGVGKAVKTERKRSVNRTASREIAGSAPKAVQEQGEMPVGRQKGKYKSPGVVSTEPPQPPPTKMLRQSRMKGLTGPRWCDFVFEN, encoded by the exons ATGGCGACCGTGCAGTGCTCCAAATGCACGGCAGAAAAGAGAGGGTTTCGGCGGGAACTTGATTCTTGGCGACACAAATTGATACACTGCGTTG GGTTTGAAAGCATTCTGGAGGGAATCTATGGCCCGATGCTGCTGAGCGACCTCAATTTATTTGATG ACTGTGAACCTGAAGAAGTGGATGACTGGTCTCCAGAAGCAAGCTGCTCTCAGTGTTCATTCTGCAGCCTTCCCCTAGACAAACTCAGT GATCAAGTACCTGCAGCCACGTCgcccctctcctccccctctgaTTACTCTCCCTGTCAAGCTCCAACCATCTCTGAGAGCAGCCAATCAGCGCACAGGTTCCTCCAAGCTGTGTTTCATAAGAAAG ATGTGCCCCTGGGCTGTGATTCCAACATCCCCCTGGTAGCCCAGGagctgatgaagatgatgatacATCAGTTTGCCATGGAGTACGCAACCAAGTGCCTACTCCACACCAGTACAAATGTTGTTATAACAAGGACCTCATCACCGTTGTCAGAAACATCAGATGCCCCTCTGGACCTCACAGTGAGCCGAAccgaggaggagaaagagagtgaatgtGAACCAG ATGGCGTGCTTGACCTCTCCAACAGGAACTCTAACTGCTCAGTAACTTCATCAACATCCTCATCACATCACAAAGCCTCAGG CAATTTATTATCGAAACAATTGGAAGATCTGGGACAGCGAGGGACTAAGTGTCGTCAGAGGTCTGTTTTGGATGTGGTTCTCGGCTCACTCTGCCTATCACACCGTTCCTTACTCTACCAGATCCTGAAGCTGGCACACCAGGAAGAATTGCTGTTGTTCCTTAATCACAGACCTTTAGGTCAAACTGAATCTCACTGCTGTCACTGTAGTGTAAACCCAAAGGATAATGTTATCCCTAATGCAGTCCCATTTAGTGAATGTAAAGCCCATAACAGCAGCCCATACTACCCCTTAACTGATTGTGATCATCAACGTCACGGCAGCACAATATATCATCCAGGAGACTGCAAGTCCAGTTGTAGAATCCATCACTTCCCTTTAACTGACTGTAAAAGTGAAACTCCTCTGGGCTCAAGCTACAGCTGTGTGCAAATGTGCAGGATGGGAACCTACACTGTTCTTTGCCCCAAGAGGCTACACTGCATTTCCTGCCAAAGCCTGGCTGTAGGTCGAATCAACAAAATAGTGTGTTCATTTGCATCCTCCCCTTCGTTACCTAAATCCCCTTCACTTTGCACTCCCTCCTCTAGTTTATGCCCTTCCTCATCGATCTGCTGTAACCAACACAACCCCCACTCTTGTCCCTGTTACTCAAACCATGCTTGTCTGACGCAGGTCAGGAACACAATAGAAAAAGGTGTTGGAGATGGGGATCCTCCTTGTCCTGTCCTGAAGAGAGAGCAGAgcccctctcctccccctctgtcCCCTATCCCCGCAGACATTGGTAAAACTGACGAAAAGCCACCCTCCCTCCTTCACCATAGACAAGAGGAGGAAGCTGACCTAATGGTTAAAGATTGTTTTGTGAATGCAAGCCCCCAGGAAGCAGATCCGGATACAGCTACAGAGGAGGAACAAGAGAGTCGGACACCAAGAAGAAGTCAGTCTGAGCAGAACCCGAGTGGGACTTTACTCCAGGACGTTGTGAATCGCTTCAGTGAGAAACTGGAGACAATTAGACCTATAGAGAAGGATCCACCTCTGGTTTCCACAGCCATTAATTTCTCTGAAAAGGAGTGGCCACAGTCTCCCTCAACCAGTCAGAACCTACAGTTTCATGCTGATGCCCATCTGACTGAAATCATCACCACAGTGCTTCACACAGGTAGTGCTAGTGACTACAATCTCAGTGAGCTGTTCAATCGCCATGATAGCAAAGAACCCAAGTCACCCAATACCCGTTCCCGTCGTCGCCAAGAAGTCCTTACTGCTATGGCAACACCCGCCGATGATGCTTCAACCAGAAGGCATACTTTACAGATTAAACGAGAGCTTGCCATGTTTGACCAGTCCTACAATAAGAGAAAGGTGCCGCTAGCAAAGAGAGCAAGATTGAATAATGGAAATCTTACTGCATCACACACTTCATCAGATTCAAACCTAATTAAAGAGGAGTCTAAAAAAGAAATGGCGGTGGGTGTCGAACCTGTAGAGAATCACAGACTTAGGGAGGGACCACTGAACATTCTCACTGTAGAAAATGGCAGGGATGAAGTGAAAGAAGATATACAAACAGTTATAGTAACAGACGAAGTTCAGAACATTAaaacagaggagaaagaaagggaaataTCCAGTGAGGAGAAAGATCCTACTCTCTCAGGCACTGAAGTGACCAACACCCCTGACCTGCAGAGCAAGTATGGAGAACAAGGCTCAATCGGTGACTGTGTACAAACACAGATGACGACTGTGACTGCAACCTCAGCAACCTTTAAAGAAGATGGTATGGGTAGTGGCGCTGGAAGTGATAGGAGCCATGAAGAAGCCCCATCAGGTCAAAGCTCTGATAGTGACAATATACTAAGCAAAGGTAAAGATTGCCATATTAGAGGGAGGCAGAAATGTCAGTCACACCAATCCAAGGAGGCAAGGAAATCCAGGAGAAATATAGTGCGTCCACAGCGGTTCTCCTCCTATGTCACAGAGCCCAGGAAGATGTTCTTTGTTGCATGTTTCTCTGAAAGCATTTTTAACCAGAAAACACGAAAGGACAAGGCTTTGACAACTAGCACCCTGGATGCCTTATCCAAAGATCCAGATTCTAAGGACACCCAACTTGAATCAAGAAGGGAAGCCCCTCTGTCCTCACCTGAGCCTACATGGAAGCTTGCGTTTGAATCAAAACATAGAGGACAATGTGAACCATCTAACAAAGAGTCAAAAGGTCTTTCCCCAAACCAGGTCATTCCACAAACTGTGGCTGCCAAAGAGAAGAGTCCTACAAAAGCTAGCTCAAATAAAAGAACAGATGGCACCGAATGTGCTGCCAAACTTTTTGGAAGGCTACGATCCTCTCCAAAAAGACTACAGAACTCGCAGACAATTTCAAGAACTCTCAAAAACCCATCAAATACAGACGTCACCATTAAGTCTTCTACCTGTGTTGAGAGCCCCCCCAACTCCCAAATCCAGTACACTAGTCCAATTAAGCTCATGTTTGTATCACCAGTAAAGGATAAGGAAGGAGTCAAATATAGTCTCAAATCCGCAGGCTTTGGTTCGAGTGGCCATGCAGAGGAACCCTTTGACCCATGTGAAGAGTCGTCATGGTCAGGGACACTTCAGAAACTCAAAAGCCAGAGCATTGAGCCAGCTAATTCACAAGTTAAATATAATTCTTCACCACTAAAGTCTGCTACCTCACCTGCAAGAGCTGCTTGTTCACCATCCAAGTCATCTTCTTCACCATCCAAGTCTTCTTCCTCACCACCCAAGTCGTTGTCTTCACCAGCCAAGTCTGGCGTCTCAAGACCCAAGTCTGCTTCTTCACCAGCCAAGTCTGCTTCTTCACCAGCCAAGTCTGCTTCTTCACCAGCCAAGTCTGCTTCTTCACCAACCAAGTCTGCTTCTTCACCAACCAAGTCTGCTTCTTCACCAGCCAGGTTGGCCTCCTCAAGACCCAAGTCTGCTTCTTCACCAGCCAAGTCTGCTTCTTCACCAGCCAAGTCTGCTTCTTCACCAGCCAAGTCTGCTTCTTCACCAGCCAAGTCTGCTTCTTCACCAGCCAAGTCGGCCTCCTCAAGACCCAAGTCTGCCTCTTCCCCAAAGTCAGCTTCTTCATCACCTAAAATGAGTTTTAGAAGATCAGGCGAAGGTACGCCTACTAAACGTGTAGTTGGAACTGAGAGTCAGAGATCACCAGGTGACTTGCTATCTTTCCATGAAAGCACTCCTCCAAAAAGGCGTCCGGGTCGACCAAAGAAGCTGGGACCACAGCTGGAGCAAAAAGTGAAGAGGCCAATTGGTCGACCACGCAAGCAGAAGGCTGTGGATTTAGAAATGGGGGcgaaaatggaaaatggaaaatctATATTGCCATCTGACGTTGAGGAGAATGTAAACAAGAATCTGAAAATAACAGTGGTGTATGGCCGTTCAAGGAGAAACAAACGAACGGTGTCTGAGGGCTTTGACCAGTTGCAAACAGAATTCCATGATGCTTGGCAAGCAGTGGGCCTAAAAAGTGACTTTGGCTTCTTAATGCACAACTCTAGAAGCAGCTCAGGTAGTATCAAAACACCCTCAACAGAATTGTCAGAGGAACTACATTTTGTCAGCCCCATGAAAGAGTCAGCTCCTCAATCTAGCAGTTACATCAAATGTCAGAAGCAGGATGATTCTGTGCCCTCAAGGAAACCAGGCAGACCTGCAAAAGTTAAAATCTCTGGAATCTCAGTTACAGTAACCACAGTATCACCTAGGCAACGTAAAATTCAGATAAATAAGGAGACTCTGCAGTCTCCTGAAACACAAATTCATAAGAAAGTACTTCTACCAGAATTCAAGTCTGCCAAAGAGCCCTTGACAATCACTCGTCAGTCAACAAGCAAAAGCAGTGGCACAGAGGAAGGAACAGAAACAAAGGATGAAAGTCAAGACAGTTTGCCAAATCAGCATGTTGGAGTGCGTCACTCAATGAGAGTGAGAAAGCCTTCAATCCACTTTCTGCATGCGGTTGCCACCTCCAGATCATACAGCCACAGTAATGCTCTGCTACGGCGCTCTAAACAACTTCTGCTTAACAAGGCTAGCAATGAAAGGAAACAGAGGGAGCAACAGAATAGTGCAGAAACttcaggagagaaaagaaagctcAATGGACAAGAGAGGAAGAACATCTCTCAGGACCTAAGCAGAGTGGCGGGGGTGTCTGTAGACTCAATCTTTAGCCCAAAAGAGACCCTAAGGTGGTGGGCAGCATCAGCTGAGGAAAATACTATGAACCAAGAGTTTGCCAGGCGAATACGACTCATCTCTGACACCTGGGTTTCAGACACAGTGGAGAACCAAGCAAAAGAAATTGCCTTTAATTCTAAACTAGGCAAAGGCAACAGTTCATTTAACAGGAAGTCAAAACATTCCTCTGTTGTTCGAACACTGTTTGACTGTCCTCCTAACAAACCAAGTTCTTGTAGCATGCAACAGCTCTGTTCCTGGTTTATGCagaccacagagacacagtcTCTGGCTATTGTCAAGAAGGCAAGCTCCCGTAATCCTTATGAACTTCTGCACTTCCCTCGTTCTGCCAAtcaaaaaagtgtttgccaCAGTCCTCAGGCAGAGCGACTCCGCAAACACATCAAGAAATTTGCCAAAACTGTGCCAAAAAGTCCTCTGCAACATCAGCAGGCTCAAAGACggttgaagaagaagaacatggCACATTTATCAACACATAATATTAGGCGACGACTTTTCACTCCCAGATTTGCAACAGCCATGCTGGGAGACCAATGGAGGAGAAGCAGAGCATTTGGTGAATACCAGGCCACTTTATGTAGAGCAAGGACAAGGTTCCTAACCCGGGAAGAAAGGAAGAGGGGGCAAAAGAGGCAGAGgactaaaaaaaacataaaagtaacTACAAGTTGTTCAAATGGATATGTAGTGACTGGACTACAACCAAAAGTTAAAGCATTACGCAGATCAGCAAAAGATCAGTTATCTGAGTGTTTGGAGAACAGTTCTGCCACCAGTTCTGTTGATCAAACTCGGGAGCCTGTGGATGTAACCAAAGAGCAGAACCTCTGCTCTAAAGCCTGGAGTCCTGAGACACTGAAGGAATGCCGGGTGTTTCTGAGGAAGATCAACTCTCCAGACAATGAATCAACTGAGGAAGAATGGGACTCCTGTACTGTGACACTGGATGATGGGTCACCTTCAGCATACCTCTTTGCTGGAAAGGAGAGAGAACTAGTAGGAGTTGGTAAAGCTgtgaaaactgaaagaaaaaggagTGTGAACAGGACTGCCTCAAGAGAGATAGCAGGTTCTGCACCTAAAGCAGTCCAGGAGCAGGGCGAGATGCCAGTGGGGAGGCAGAAAGGCAAATACAAAAGTCCTGGGGTTGTGTCTACTGAACCACCGCAACCACCACCAACGAAGATGTTGAGACAATCGCGAATGAAGGGCCTAACCGGGCCGAGATGGTGCGACTTTGTGTTTG AAAACTAA